The Sulfolobus acidocaldarius DSM 639 genome has a window encoding:
- the map gene encoding type II methionyl aminopeptidase: MEIDEIELLRRAGKIASKARDFGAKMIKPGVKVIDVCDTVEKIIEEEGAKPAFPCNLSINVEAAHYSPIINDTKIIPENAVVKLDIGAHINGYITDTAVTVSLDPKYDKLVEASREALQAAIRTIRNGVDIGEIGRHIERTIKSYGFKPIRNLGGHLIRRYELHAGIFIPNVYGRGLGKIMEGSTYAIEPFATDGEGYVIEGKEVTIYSIKNLNTKSLTEDEKKFLTSIYEKVNMVPFSERWLSNMDGNPDKVREMLKILTRKGALRSYPVLLEAKKGIVAQFEHTVLVLKDRVEVITE; the protein is encoded by the coding sequence ATGGAAATTGATGAAATAGAGCTTCTTAGAAGAGCAGGTAAAATAGCCTCAAAGGCTAGAGACTTTGGCGCAAAAATGATTAAGCCCGGTGTTAAGGTTATTGATGTTTGTGACACTGTAGAGAAGATAATTGAGGAGGAAGGAGCAAAACCTGCATTCCCTTGTAACCTTTCAATTAACGTTGAGGCTGCCCATTATAGTCCCATCATAAATGATACTAAAATTATTCCAGAGAATGCTGTGGTTAAGCTTGATATAGGAGCTCATATAAACGGTTACATCACAGATACTGCTGTTACAGTATCATTGGACCCTAAATACGATAAATTAGTTGAAGCCTCTAGAGAGGCTCTACAAGCTGCAATAAGAACCATAAGGAATGGTGTAGATATCGGAGAAATTGGTAGACATATTGAAAGAACCATTAAAAGTTATGGCTTCAAGCCTATACGAAATTTAGGAGGACATTTAATCAGACGATATGAATTGCACGCAGGTATCTTCATTCCGAACGTTTATGGTAGGGGTTTAGGAAAAATTATGGAAGGTAGTACATATGCTATCGAACCTTTCGCAACTGATGGAGAAGGGTATGTGATTGAAGGCAAAGAAGTAACTATTTATTCTATAAAGAATTTGAACACTAAAAGTCTTACTGAAGACGAGAAGAAATTCTTAACATCAATATATGAAAAGGTGAATATGGTTCCTTTCAGTGAAAGATGGTTATCTAACATGGATGGCAATCCTGATAAAGTTAGGGAAATGCTGAAAATTTTGACCAGGAAAGGCGCCCTTAGGTCATATCCTGTCCTCCTAGAGGCTAAAAAGGGTATTGTAGCTCAATTTGAGCACACAGTATTAGTGTTGAAAGATAGAGTGGAAGTAATTACCGAATAA
- a CDS encoding metal-dependent hydrolase, with protein MPQLRWLGHAAVELLINKKRVLIDPMIKDNPLSPVKLDSFNNNVDLIVVTHDHYDHLGDAVELLKMNPKASLFATFDLEVYLSNEYKIDMSRFIPANVGGFIDFDGLKLALTKAVHSSEHSDPSGAIISGENITVYHAGDTGLFEDMKLIGEVFKPDYALLPIGGRFTMDPYQASLAVDMIKPKKYAIPIHFNTWDLIKVNPDDFVKEVSKRGYRALVLKPGQSVEL; from the coding sequence ATGCCACAACTAAGATGGTTAGGACATGCAGCAGTTGAACTTTTGATAAATAAAAAACGCGTTTTGATCGATCCCATGATAAAAGACAATCCATTAAGTCCAGTAAAACTTGATTCTTTTAATAACAACGTAGATTTAATTGTGGTGACACACGACCATTACGACCACTTAGGAGATGCAGTAGAACTACTTAAAATGAATCCTAAAGCCTCATTATTTGCCACATTCGATCTTGAAGTATATTTATCAAACGAATACAAAATCGATATGAGTAGATTCATACCAGCTAATGTTGGTGGGTTTATAGATTTTGATGGACTAAAACTAGCTTTAACTAAAGCTGTTCACTCTAGTGAACATAGTGATCCTTCAGGAGCTATTATAAGCGGAGAGAATATAACGGTTTATCATGCAGGAGATACTGGGTTATTTGAGGACATGAAGCTTATAGGAGAAGTTTTCAAGCCCGACTATGCATTACTTCCTATTGGTGGAAGATTCACTATGGATCCGTATCAGGCTTCACTTGCGGTAGATATGATTAAGCCTAAGAAATACGCTATACCAATACATTTCAATACATGGGACTTAATCAAAGTTAACCCTGATGACTTCGTTAAGGAAGTTAGTAAAAGAGGCTATAGGGCATTAGTGTTGAAGCCAGGTCAGAGTGTGGAGTTATAA
- a CDS encoding alpha/beta fold hydrolase codes for MLRTLSNGIRLYYEIKNPENVGSTIVLIHHLAGSVNSWKYVSPALKSRTVVYDLRGHGRSSSPVSTYYIEDHANDLRELLEEENIKDPILVGHSLGSLIALEYSTKNNIDKLVLIGALYKAPKPDLYEKYVRIALNFGMRGLAEYRRSINQFPRTIERDERIWRDILGVYMENNPIGYKYSVEGLLKARDYSRDLDRIDVPTLIIYGSEDEYVQNATIFSKGLKKSKLSIIEGFGHFINFEAPELLNNELHNFLYSTT; via the coding sequence ATTTTAAGGACTTTAAGTAATGGGATACGATTATACTATGAAATAAAGAATCCTGAAAACGTAGGCTCAACAATAGTTTTAATACATCATTTAGCCGGTTCTGTAAACAGTTGGAAATACGTAAGTCCAGCCTTAAAGAGTAGAACTGTAGTCTATGACTTACGTGGACATGGAAGATCGTCGTCTCCTGTATCAACGTACTATATAGAAGATCATGCTAACGATCTAAGAGAGTTATTGGAGGAAGAAAACATAAAAGATCCTATTCTAGTTGGACATTCATTAGGAAGTCTAATCGCACTGGAGTACTCCACAAAAAATAATATAGATAAGTTAGTACTCATAGGAGCTCTTTATAAAGCACCAAAACCAGATCTATACGAAAAATACGTTAGAATTGCATTGAATTTTGGGATGAGAGGGCTAGCTGAATATAGAAGATCAATCAATCAATTTCCTAGAACTATTGAAAGGGATGAAAGGATATGGCGAGATATACTAGGTGTTTATATGGAAAACAATCCGATAGGTTATAAGTATTCAGTGGAAGGATTGTTAAAAGCGCGAGACTATTCCAGGGACCTAGATAGAATAGACGTACCTACCTTAATAATTTATGGAAGCGAAGACGAATATGTGCAAAATGCTACAATATTCAGTAAAGGACTAAAAAAATCAAAATTGAGTATTATTGAAGGATTTGGACATTTTATAAACTTTGAAGCCCCTGAACTTTTAAACAATGAACTACATAATTTCCTGTACTCTACCACCTAG
- the pheT gene encoding phenylalanine--tRNA ligase subunit beta encodes MPTIVSYKWTLINNLKISDNQLEELLFKLKSEVKPIDADHVEIEVNNDRPDLFFPYGIIRAAKGILGKELGEPKYDIKQSVYSFEVKEVKSRPYAVAGIVKDIKLDDESLRELIQFQEKLHITVGRKRKKVAIGIHDLDKITSTKIYYKPLPLDYKFIPLNQSKLMTIKEVIEQTPQGREYGNISIYDGLSPAIVEENGDVLSIPPIINSDKTRIDEKTRNIFIDVTGTSFEAVSSTLDILVTDLAEMGGKIELLNFISPSKFEFSPLLRRYTVSVSANYISKNLGINLSLNEIEKYLRMARFDTKVLNDVVEVTVPPYRVDILSQIDLVEEIAMTIGYDKLSPKDYTIKATGKLSAETELIRTLRDLSIGAGFSEIFTFILSNDKRLRNEYVSIVNPVTVEYNAVRNSLIPTLLNFLKYNQHAIMPVYVFEIGDVVIKDKRTDTGYKNSLRAVYGIMNSKVNYEDLQSRVHQILMSLDIEPTYKTYLDDMFIPGRGAKIIDTSKSVEIGVIGEINPVLLEELEIEFPVVISEIYLDSLVKR; translated from the coding sequence ATGCCAACCATAGTCTCTTATAAATGGACCTTAATAAATAACTTAAAAATAAGCGATAACCAGCTAGAAGAACTACTGTTTAAACTTAAGTCTGAAGTTAAACCGATAGATGCTGACCACGTGGAAATAGAAGTAAACAATGATAGACCTGATTTATTTTTCCCTTACGGTATTATAAGAGCGGCAAAGGGCATCTTAGGTAAAGAATTAGGAGAGCCTAAATACGACATAAAACAAAGTGTATATTCTTTCGAGGTAAAGGAGGTAAAAAGTAGACCTTATGCGGTAGCTGGAATAGTGAAGGACATAAAGTTGGATGACGAGAGCTTACGAGAGCTTATTCAGTTTCAGGAAAAGTTACATATTACAGTAGGTAGGAAGAGAAAAAAGGTTGCAATAGGAATACATGATCTAGATAAAATTACGTCAACTAAGATATATTATAAACCACTACCACTTGACTATAAATTCATACCCCTAAATCAGTCTAAACTTATGACAATAAAAGAAGTGATAGAACAAACTCCCCAAGGCAGAGAGTATGGGAACATCTCGATTTATGACGGATTAAGTCCAGCAATAGTGGAAGAAAATGGTGATGTGCTAAGTATACCACCAATAATAAATAGTGATAAGACCCGTATAGATGAAAAAACTAGAAATATATTCATAGATGTTACTGGAACGTCATTTGAGGCGGTATCTTCAACTCTTGATATACTGGTAACAGATCTCGCTGAAATGGGTGGTAAAATAGAACTGCTGAATTTTATTTCACCATCCAAGTTTGAGTTTTCGCCCTTACTAAGAAGGTACACAGTAAGTGTATCAGCAAACTATATTTCCAAAAATCTAGGAATAAATTTGAGTCTAAATGAAATAGAAAAGTATCTCAGAATGGCTAGATTTGATACTAAAGTCTTAAATGACGTTGTAGAGGTCACAGTTCCACCTTATAGAGTAGATATTCTCTCCCAGATAGATTTAGTAGAAGAAATAGCAATGACCATAGGTTATGATAAATTATCACCAAAAGATTATACCATAAAAGCTACAGGTAAATTATCGGCAGAAACTGAGCTAATAAGAACACTTAGGGATTTAAGTATAGGAGCAGGATTCAGTGAAATATTTACATTTATTTTGTCCAATGATAAGAGGCTAAGAAACGAATATGTAAGTATAGTTAATCCAGTAACAGTAGAGTACAATGCTGTGAGAAATTCATTGATACCCACTTTACTTAACTTTCTAAAATATAACCAGCATGCAATAATGCCTGTTTACGTTTTTGAAATAGGGGATGTCGTGATAAAGGATAAGCGAACCGACACTGGTTATAAGAACTCTCTCAGAGCAGTATATGGAATAATGAATAGTAAAGTAAACTATGAGGACTTGCAGTCGCGAGTACATCAAATATTAATGAGCCTTGACATAGAACCAACCTACAAGACGTACTTAGACGATATGTTTATACCTGGAAGAGGGGCAAAGATCATTGATACAAGTAAAAGTGTTGAAATAGGAGTGATTGGCGAGATAAATCCGGTCCTGTTAGAGGAACTTGAAATAGAATTTCCAGTTGTAATAAGTGAGATTTACCTTGATAGCTTAGTAAAACGGTGA
- a CDS encoding DUF1512 domain-containing protein — MYAIVLAQQSSSTSEFGSAYYFITYILFFAVIILTALPGVQIRLQMYWASMDIERGLTRVKRVLDSTVSKTKQILEKNGASNSDEITRKFSDMFTIDPVNVEPTDIISRMRLLLRSTEDKIKQVINVSIPTIDPMNRSKIQVSAEIVNTVNIIYKVIRHYLLLGRKLQNYYLLLQLQMIVPMLVRMAETYEKALDVFLQGVPVGDSLGPLVASRFLMNVSEKWSPSREMIAGTTVYEGRRLVILKAEGPMATVGTPGEAVENVIGKLNGSVSRIITVDAAAKLEGEETGEIAEGTGVAMGDPGPEKIAIERVAVKYNIPIDAVIVKMSMEEAITAMPQKVYEAADKVVEMIKRMIMERTKPGDTIILVGVGNTVGVAQ, encoded by the coding sequence ATGTATGCTATAGTTTTGGCTCAACAATCTTCATCCACATCTGAATTTGGGAGTGCATACTATTTTATCACCTATATACTGTTCTTTGCGGTTATAATACTGACTGCCTTACCAGGAGTACAGATTAGACTTCAAATGTATTGGGCTTCTATGGACATTGAAAGAGGTCTAACTAGGGTAAAGAGAGTCTTAGATAGTACCGTATCTAAGACTAAACAAATTCTTGAGAAGAATGGAGCCTCAAACTCTGATGAGATTACTAGAAAATTTTCAGACATGTTTACAATAGACCCTGTTAATGTAGAACCTACTGACATCATAAGCAGGATGAGATTACTTTTGAGAAGTACTGAGGATAAAATTAAACAAGTGATTAACGTTTCTATACCTACTATAGATCCTATGAACAGAAGTAAAATACAGGTTTCAGCAGAAATTGTTAACACAGTCAATATAATTTACAAAGTAATAAGGCATTATCTTCTGTTAGGAAGGAAGCTACAAAACTATTACCTATTACTTCAGCTACAAATGATTGTTCCTATGTTGGTTAGGATGGCTGAGACCTATGAGAAGGCTCTTGATGTCTTCCTTCAAGGCGTTCCTGTGGGAGACTCCCTTGGACCACTAGTTGCTTCAAGATTTCTTATGAATGTATCAGAGAAATGGTCTCCGAGCAGAGAAATGATTGCCGGTACTACCGTTTATGAAGGGAGAAGACTAGTGATATTGAAAGCAGAAGGACCAATGGCAACTGTAGGAACACCAGGTGAAGCCGTAGAGAATGTTATAGGCAAATTAAATGGTAGTGTATCAAGAATAATAACTGTTGATGCTGCAGCTAAGCTAGAAGGAGAAGAGACAGGTGAGATAGCAGAAGGTACTGGAGTAGCTATGGGAGACCCAGGTCCTGAAAAGATAGCTATAGAAAGAGTCGCTGTTAAGTATAATATACCAATAGACGCAGTCATAGTAAAAATGAGCATGGAAGAGGCAATAACTGCAATGCCTCAGAAAGTTTATGAAGCAGCAGATAAAGTGGTGGAAATGATCAAGAGAATGATAATGGAAAGAACTAAACCAGGAGACACGATAATACTTGTAGGAGTAGGAAATACAGTAGGTGTAGCACAATGA
- a CDS encoding phenylalanine--tRNA ligase subunit alpha produces the protein MLSENEIKILSYLKLKKKANAEEISKELGLPLSSIFSLAKLLEEKGYVKIGERKIIRFELTEEGKKRLKEGFPEEILLKELNGQPSLIEDLKNKMGKDLEIAISWARKKNLVKIDQNRVIPNTSNYTFSTEKEALLKPESADEKVLQELLSRKLITRKEESKLEITLLKEEFEEQNYITQLTSELLRSKDWKKYKIREYNVEALPPYFPLAKKHFFRDFIEKLKDVMKELGFTEVNAGYIEMELYNFDLLFQAQDHPAREIHDSFRVDGLGKIDDERLLKEIKEMHEKGWKYSWDPQIAKRLVLRSQTTAVTARILSSRPSVPFKGFSLGKVFRPDSIDATHLIEFHQLDGVIIQKEFSFTDLLGILREIFYKIGIKEIKFKPGYFPFTEPSVEVYGKIEGLGWVEMSGAGLLRPEILKAMDIDANAGAWGIGIDRLAMLLFGLKDIRLLYANDIDFLRKMKVRL, from the coding sequence ATGCTAAGTGAGAATGAAATAAAAATACTTTCTTACCTAAAGCTTAAGAAAAAAGCAAATGCAGAGGAAATCAGCAAAGAATTAGGTTTACCACTTTCCTCAATTTTTAGTTTAGCTAAGCTACTTGAGGAAAAGGGTTATGTTAAAATAGGAGAGAGGAAAATTATAAGGTTTGAGCTTACAGAAGAGGGTAAGAAGAGGCTTAAGGAAGGTTTTCCTGAAGAAATTCTATTAAAAGAATTAAACGGGCAACCGTCTCTGATTGAAGATCTGAAAAATAAGATGGGAAAAGATTTAGAGATCGCAATTTCTTGGGCGAGGAAGAAAAATCTTGTAAAAATAGACCAGAACAGAGTTATACCGAATACTTCAAACTACACATTTTCAACTGAGAAAGAGGCTCTACTGAAACCAGAGTCTGCAGATGAAAAAGTCTTGCAAGAATTGTTATCCAGAAAGTTAATAACGAGAAAAGAAGAGTCCAAACTCGAAATAACATTACTCAAGGAAGAGTTTGAGGAGCAGAATTATATTACCCAACTTACCTCAGAATTGCTGAGAAGTAAAGACTGGAAAAAGTATAAGATAAGAGAATACAACGTAGAAGCTCTTCCACCGTATTTTCCTCTGGCAAAGAAACACTTCTTCAGAGATTTCATAGAGAAGTTAAAAGATGTTATGAAAGAGTTAGGTTTTACTGAAGTAAACGCAGGCTATATAGAAATGGAACTCTATAACTTTGATCTATTATTTCAAGCCCAGGATCATCCGGCTAGAGAAATTCATGATAGTTTTAGAGTAGATGGGTTAGGAAAGATCGATGACGAGAGGTTACTGAAGGAAATAAAGGAAATGCATGAGAAGGGATGGAAATATTCTTGGGATCCACAGATAGCTAAAAGACTAGTGTTAAGGAGTCAGACTACTGCAGTTACAGCGAGAATATTAAGTAGTAGACCTAGCGTACCTTTTAAGGGATTTTCATTAGGCAAAGTGTTTAGACCCGATTCGATAGACGCCACACACCTTATTGAGTTCCATCAGTTAGATGGAGTTATAATCCAAAAGGAATTTAGTTTCACAGATTTATTAGGAATATTAAGGGAAATATTCTACAAAATAGGCATAAAAGAGATTAAATTCAAACCTGGTTATTTTCCCTTCACAGAACCAAGTGTTGAAGTCTATGGTAAAATTGAGGGCTTAGGATGGGTGGAAATGAGTGGAGCAGGATTGTTAAGACCAGAAATACTAAAAGCAATGGACATAGATGCGAATGCAGGAGCGTGGGGAATTGGAATTGATAGATTAGCTATGCTACTATTTGGTTTGAAAGATATACGATTATTATATGCAAATGATATAGATTTCTTAAGAAAAATGAAGGTGAGGTTGTAG
- a CDS encoding nicotinamide mononucleotide deamidase-related protein yields MENWYAEIITIGNEILSGKTINTNASHIARRILSLGYVVRRITTVMDDIEEISLVFKEAINRKPKLIISTGGLGPTYDDKTSEGLALALGVSFEINKDAYEMIVEKYKKRGLPLTEERVKMAKMPAGAAPVRNDEGIAPGIYILHKDIEILATPGVPREMENVLENFIKYHLKNRPNISYYENSFLLLGVMESTIAPYVKELVKKYNLYIKTHPRSKEMDKPELEVQVAGSSTDKEEITRIVNECINELKQIGTRLGGRVQEIM; encoded by the coding sequence ATGGAAAACTGGTATGCAGAGATTATTACGATAGGAAATGAGATTTTGAGTGGAAAGACAATAAACACGAATGCTTCCCATATTGCAAGGAGAATTCTCTCGCTAGGGTATGTAGTGAGAAGAATTACCACGGTGATGGATGACATAGAAGAAATATCACTAGTATTTAAAGAAGCTATAAACAGGAAACCTAAACTCATAATTTCCACAGGTGGATTAGGACCTACTTATGATGATAAAACTAGTGAAGGACTTGCATTGGCATTAGGAGTTAGTTTTGAAATAAATAAAGATGCATACGAAATGATAGTGGAAAAGTACAAGAAACGTGGACTTCCTTTAACCGAAGAAAGAGTCAAGATGGCTAAAATGCCTGCTGGTGCTGCTCCGGTAAGGAACGATGAAGGAATAGCCCCAGGTATATATATTCTTCATAAAGATATAGAAATATTAGCCACACCGGGAGTTCCGAGAGAGATGGAAAATGTACTAGAAAATTTCATTAAATATCATCTTAAAAACAGACCTAATATTTCTTATTACGAAAACTCATTTTTATTGCTAGGAGTAATGGAATCTACCATTGCGCCTTATGTAAAAGAACTTGTTAAAAAATATAATTTATACATAAAGACTCATCCAAGGAGTAAAGAGATGGATAAGCCCGAGTTGGAAGTCCAAGTAGCAGGTAGTAGTACTGATAAAGAGGAAATCACAAGAATAGTGAATGAATGTATTAATGAATTAAAACAAATAGGAACTAGGCTAGGTGGTAGAGTACAGGAAATTATGTAG